The genome window GGGCTTGCTCCAGCGCACCCCAAGCGCCATACCCCTGGGCACAATCGAAACCTTTTCGGTTTTGTCGGCATAAGGTAGTTCCTCGCCCGCAATCGCGTGACCGGCCTCGTGGTATGCCACAGCCCGCTTTTCCTGCTCGCTCAGCTTAAGGGTGCCCCGTTCCAGGCCCAGCATGATTTTGTCGAGCGCGGCCTGGAAGTGGGCGTTGGAAATTTCGCTTGCATTCTCGCGGGCCGCCTGAAGCGCGGCTTCGTTGACCAGGTTTTTGAGGTCGGCACCGCTAAACTGCGGGGTCAGGCGGGCTAAGCTGTTAACGTCCACATCGGACGCAAACTTTTTGCCCCGCATGTGCACCTGCAGGATTTCCTTGCGCTCTTCCAGGGTAGGCAGCCCAATCACTACCTGGCGATCAAAGCGTCCAGGACGCAACAGGGCAGGGTCGAGGATGTCGGGACGGTTGGTCGCGGCCAGCACGATTACGCTGGTATCTTTCTCGAAGCCATCCATCTCGGAGAGAATTTGGTTGAGGGTCTGCTCGCGTTCGTCGTGACCGCCCCCGATACCGGCCCCGCGCTTGCGGCCAATAGAGTCCAGCTCGTCAATAAAAATGATGGCCGGGGCATTACGCCGGGCTTCATCAAATAGGGTTCGTACCCGACTGGCCCCCACGCCCACAAACATCTCCATAAACTCCGAGGCCGAAACAGAAAAGAATGGTACGCCGGCCTCGCCGGCCACGGCACGGGTCAGAAGGGTCTTGCCAGTACCGGGTGGCCCTACCAGCAGTACCCCTTTGGGAATCTCGGCCCCGATGGCGATGTATTTTTGTGGGTTTTTGAGGAAGTCCACCACTTCCATCAGCTCGCGCTTGGCCTCGTGATGACCGGCCACATCCTTGAAGGTGGTATTAACCCGGCGCTCCTTACCGTACTGACGCGCCCGGCTCTGACCAAACTGCATTACCTGCCCCGCCCCACCCTGTGAGCGCATGAAGAAGAACCACCAGAAGGCAATCAGCGCAGCGACAGGTACTAGGGTATAGAGAAGTTGGGGCCAGATACTGGGTAAGCGGTTTTCGATAACTACGCCGTTCTGGCGGAGCAGGTTGGCAAACTGGGGGTCGCTGTAACCTGCCGGAAGGGCAATGACGGTAAAACGGTCAGTGGTTTCGGTGGTATTGCCGACTTGAATGCGCTCGGGCGCTTTGAAAAAGCCGTTTATGCGGCCTTCCTGCAAGATGACCCGGGCCACCTTGCCCTGTTCAACATAATTGATGAAATCGCTATACGGAATACTGGTACGGGTGTTGTTACCACCACCGAATAAGGTAAAGAGCCAGTACGCCAGGATGACGACAAGGATTAAGCTCCAGGGGTTGATACGTGTTGGCAAACCAGAACCTCCATTGGGCGCCTGCGATACAGGCCATGCCTATTCCGCCGATTATATTACGGCAGGCAGGTGCACTAAACCATGGTACTTAATCCTGGCATGAGGAATGGGTGCTAGGGACTAATGCCGCCAAAAAGGTAGCCATGCAAAAGAGCTATCTTTTCTGATAGTTACCAAGTCATACCGGATTCAAAAAACAATGGTCAATCAAAAATTCCATGAGGCTGTCTTTTTTAATTGAGCACTCCCTTCGGTCGGGTTGTTTTGTCGCTGCTTGGCAACGAAACAACCGAATCTGGTATCACACCCTTTGCTTCGCCCGGCGAATAAAGCATATTCCGTTGGTGTACGGCGTGGGCTTGCCCTGACAGGAGATCGCTGCTATATGCAGGCAACCACAGCGAACCTGGTTCTCATTGGTTTAAGGTTTCGGCCTTATGATGGGAGACGATGCAGGTAGTACTCGAGGCCCTCCACAAAGGCGACTACGATACGGCGTTTGAAACGCTGATACGCACGCTGGCGCTGGCGCAAGGGCAGGAAGCAGCCGAGGCAGCCCTATTGCTGGCCGAGGCCTACTCCCTGTACGGCGAGGGGGGTATTGATGGGGCCAACCGGGCCCTGGAAGAGGGCTTGAGCAGCGTGCCCTTGCTTGGGTCTCATCCCCGCTATCGCTCCATTCTGGGTGAGATGCGTGCACTGGAGGGCGCTTCGGAGGAAGAAGTACGGCAAATTCTGCCAAAAACAGCCGATCCTCGAGCCCTTTACCACCAGGCCCAGGCGCTGATGTATCTGGGCTTGCCAGAAGAAGCCCTGGAAATCCTGAACCGCCCCCTCGAGCTGCCCGCTTTTCTGGCCTGGCGCGCCCATACCCTGCGGGGGAAAGCTCTCGAGCGGCTGGGGCAGGCTGCCGAGGCGGCCGCAGCCTACAAAGAAGCCTCGCGCCTGGCCGTCGGGATGGAGCATTACTGGAACCTGATTGATGCTTCGGCAATGTTCGTGGAGGCCGGAATGGGCCTCGAGGCCCTGCAAGCCCTGCAGGAAGCCGAAACCGATGTACCCGAGCTGGAAGACCCTGAAGAGGCGGCCACCCGCTACTACCTGATTGCGCGCAGCCATCTCCTGCTTGGCAACCCCAACCTGGCCCTCGAGGCCATCCAGCGGGCTTTGGAGATGGAGCGGGCGGGTGCAGAACCGGCTCACGGTACACCCTTGGTGCACGGGCAGGCCCTTATGCAGCTGGGACAGCCCCGTGAGGCCATTGAGGCTTTCCAGGAGGCTGTACGGCGGGCCGAAGAGCCAGACAAAAGCTATGCCTTACATGAGCTGGCTGTCGCATACCTGGAAGCCGGGGAGCTGGCCGAGGCCGAGGCTACCCTGCGGGAGGTTTTGCGTGACCCCGAGTACGGCCATCTGGGCGATGCCTACGGAGATTTGGCCGAGGTACTCTACCGCCTGGGCCGTTACGACGAGGCAGCCCAGGCAGCTCAAGCGGCAATTCGCCAGGGAAGCCCGAGTGCTGGACACCTGATTTTGGGTAACCTGGCCTACGACCTGCTGCACCTGGAGGAGGCTCTCGAGCATTACATCCAGGCCTGCGAAACTGCCCCCGAGGGCAGCCGCGATTGGGTCACAGCCCAACAAATGGTGGTGGATACCCTGGCCCAGCTAGGCTTTCGTCATCCAAACGAAATAATTGCACGCAGCGAGGCAGTGCTTCCCTACCTACACCCTGCCGACGAATGGCACCAAGCTCTTAGCAGCTACCTCGAGCGGGCCCGCAACCTGGTGGATGGCAACCGAACGCTCAACTAGAGGGGACGACCCCCGCGGAACGAAGCAGGCCCCGTGCGCTAGCGGGACAAACTGCTGATACGATTGTCTCTCAGCAGGATGAGCTTCTTGGGGGCAGTTCGTGCCACCAACTGACTGTGAAACAAGCCCCTGAGCAGGTGCAATGCAGCCAAGCGTGTTTCACCTCGGCCGCGATAACATAGAGCTGATGAAAGCACTGGCCCTCATTGCCCACGATGGCAAGAAAACCGATATGGTATCGTTTGCCAAAGACCACAAAGATCTATTGGTACGCTTTCCTCTGATAGCTACGGGCACTACCGGGCGGCTGTTAAAGGAGAAGGCCGGTCTGGGTGTGACCTGTATGCTCTCAGGGCCACTTGGGGGCGACCAGCAGATTGGGGCTATGGTAGCTGAAGACAAAGTACTGGCTGTTATCTTTCTGCGCGACCCACTTCAGGCCCAGCCCCACGAACCCGACGTTCAGGCCCTGATGCGGGTCTGTGATGTGCATAACGTACCCCTTGCTACCAACCTGACGGCTGCTGAGGCGATACTGGCCTGGCTGCAAAGTGAGCTATCGGCCAACGAACGGCAGGTGGGTCGCTAGGCCAATCCGAACACAGATAGTGTCAGAAAACCGAATGTTAGAAAAGTTGAGTGCTATATTAGCAAGTAGATATGACACCGGTAGAGTGGATCCAGCAAATGGTAGAAGCCAATCGCGAAGCTCTTCGGCAGATGCCATTTCCACCCGGAATGGCGGAGTACGTGGAGGAGCTGGTACGTGCGGGCCAAACCGAGCAGATTATCGCCATCATCAAGATGGGTTTCCTGATCGGGGTTCAGCAAGGGGCTCGAGGGGAGCCTGTACCCACCACACCGCCCGCACGCATACAGGCCTGAGCAAAGCGTCCGACACCCAAAAGCACCCTACCGGCTGGGGTGCTTTTAAAACAGACCCCTTTCGAAAAGCCTCAAGCGGCGGTGGGTATTCTACCCACCAAGACACGAATTGCCGCTTCAGTACTGAGCTTGAGCAGGCGATCCCTGGGTTCGTGTGTAGGTAGGTGGCTGGGGTTTGCGGGACAGTTTTCTTAACCGACGGCTACTATGCTGTTAGGGAGGACGGTTCTATGCCACAACGTTACATCCCACCCCCCACCCCACAGTACGCGCTCGAGTCCGGCCCTATACTGCTCAAGGATGGCCGCACCGCAACCCTTCGGCCAGCCCGCCCCGAAGACCGACCCCTGTTTGTGGAGTTTCTCGAGCGCCTATCCCCACAGGCCCGTACCTTTCGGTTTTTCTCTGAGGTTAACCCCGAAACC of Meiothermus sp. contains these proteins:
- the ftsH gene encoding ATP-dependent zinc metalloprotease FtsH, which encodes MPTRINPWSLILVVILAYWLFTLFGGGNNTRTSIPYSDFINYVEQGKVARVILQEGRINGFFKAPERIQVGNTTETTDRFTVIALPAGYSDPQFANLLRQNGVVIENRLPSIWPQLLYTLVPVAALIAFWWFFFMRSQGGAGQVMQFGQSRARQYGKERRVNTTFKDVAGHHEAKRELMEVVDFLKNPQKYIAIGAEIPKGVLLVGPPGTGKTLLTRAVAGEAGVPFFSVSASEFMEMFVGVGASRVRTLFDEARRNAPAIIFIDELDSIGRKRGAGIGGGHDEREQTLNQILSEMDGFEKDTSVIVLAATNRPDILDPALLRPGRFDRQVVIGLPTLEERKEILQVHMRGKKFASDVDVNSLARLTPQFSGADLKNLVNEAALQAARENASEISNAHFQAALDKIMLGLERGTLKLSEQEKRAVAYHEAGHAIAGEELPYADKTEKVSIVPRGMALGVRWSKPEERILMSKEHLEDTLAMTLAGRAAEELFVGTITTGAANDFKQATSLAKQMVLDWGMGDHFKNVAWGSNTGPIFLGEEIAKKQDHSEETSRLIDADIRAILDRAYERAKQVLSSNAKAMHQLAAELLETEIVQGERVREIIAQSKQPEVASVAFNPEA
- a CDS encoding tetratricopeptide repeat protein; protein product: MQVVLEALHKGDYDTAFETLIRTLALAQGQEAAEAALLLAEAYSLYGEGGIDGANRALEEGLSSVPLLGSHPRYRSILGEMRALEGASEEEVRQILPKTADPRALYHQAQALMYLGLPEEALEILNRPLELPAFLAWRAHTLRGKALERLGQAAEAAAAYKEASRLAVGMEHYWNLIDASAMFVEAGMGLEALQALQEAETDVPELEDPEEAATRYYLIARSHLLLGNPNLALEAIQRALEMERAGAEPAHGTPLVHGQALMQLGQPREAIEAFQEAVRRAEEPDKSYALHELAVAYLEAGELAEAEATLREVLRDPEYGHLGDAYGDLAEVLYRLGRYDEAAQAAQAAIRQGSPSAGHLILGNLAYDLLHLEEALEHYIQACETAPEGSRDWVTAQQMVVDTLAQLGFRHPNEIIARSEAVLPYLHPADEWHQALSSYLERARNLVDGNRTLN
- the mgsA gene encoding methylglyoxal synthase, encoding MKALALIAHDGKKTDMVSFAKDHKDLLVRFPLIATGTTGRLLKEKAGLGVTCMLSGPLGGDQQIGAMVAEDKVLAVIFLRDPLQAQPHEPDVQALMRVCDVHNVPLATNLTAAEAILAWLQSELSANERQVGR